AAGAGAAATACACGGAAAACTTAAATCCGTAGACAACGGCATCAGAACCGAATCCTGAAATCCGTCCGTTCCGTTGCTGTTAAATTAAAATAGGAAAACTCTTTTATATAGGTACGAACGAGTAGCTGTTGCAGAGTAAACATAGACgcacgttaaaaaaaaatcaacaacaacaaaaaaaactataaatacgACAGAGAAGTGCCTTTTGCCttaaaaaggataaaaatgGTGTCATATACACAAACGAAACGGAAACGAAAACAGCACGCAGTACACAAAATTATACACAACATTGTACTTTCATTCCACTTCAAGTCAAAGTTCGGAACTTGGGACAGAACATACACAAAAAAGCACAGACAACAAAAAGGATAATCATCGTCATGtcagtaaatttatttatttctttcttttttttcactaaaactcGTTTGTCGTTTGTCTGGAGAGAAGAAAATTTCGAACAAGGATGTCACACAATACAAACAAACTCTCTACGACACATCATATATTAGGAAtaggtaaaaacaaaaaaaaaaggacatagaGCGATGGCCAAGTTATCTGACACAACAACCCCACATTTGGCCCAAAACAGTCAGTACAAAGGGTAAGTGGCGGGATCAAATGTCGGAACACATTCGAATCTTGTACAGAGGAGAGTTTTGATAGCAAGAccagaaacaacaacaacattaagaaaaaaaaaccaaaacgaaaaaacaaaTCCTTGAAAGTAATTTCGAACGGATCAGAAAAATGGATAAACCCTTTTCTTACTCTTGAACAGGACGTTTTGTATGTTCTTTGCTTTTTCTTTGGAAAGGGGTTGGAACGAAGGTTAtggtattttttgtaaatttgtagTTCATCAGCTTTAGTTTACGATTTGTATAGAAGTCTTGAACTTGATTAAACTGACTCAGATGAAAAGTTATGCCAACTGATGATGAACCAAGATTGTGTGTTTGGAATAATAAATGAActcaaaaaagtaatattgatAATAGATAAAGTtacaatttataaatattatctAAATATATTAATCCTAATTTGtgattattatatttaattaaatgaaattatattttacttacttaccaatacattatttttctacaataagaatgtattttttaaaattgtgatTTCTGCCTAGATACCaacaattataaacaaaaataacttaCAAACCACATTTAGTTGCATAGTTTTAAGAGTCCAAAGAAACATGAATTCAAAACAGAAATGCATGGAGAGtctaaaattaaacttaaactggtcttattgaaaattttgagaattattcGAACTTATGTTTTCTTTTCGGAAACCGATTTAATTTCAATTAGAAAACTAtcaatttaataatttgtttgcttgtgaaaaaagttacgtatacaccatagtgatctgatccattaaattttattaaactgcAATTTTTGTATATTGTTGGCAATtctttcgattttaaaatttaaatcaattcaaGAATCTTCGAATATGGCTCAGTGGAGGTAGTAATGAAGAGCATGTAACACAATTTCACAGTGTTCTTTTAGCAGTGGATCGGAAGCCTATTAACTTGATTTATGATTGATTTTAGTAGGGTGTACGATACGCCGATCTGACCAAAAGAAACTGCTTAAAACAAAGCTGATAAGACTTCACTACAAATGTTGAAAGAAATTCTCGAAAAAATAGGTGGGAAAAAATGGTCTAGTAAAATTTGGTTATAGAGTTTAGAAAATTCAAACCTCTTAATAGTAGGATAGCCCAGGAAGGGATTTCGCgcgttactcgagcgcgtcagaaaaTCATATGGGGAGAAAGCTTGTACTCAGTAATGTACTCCTACCAAATAAAAAAGCCACTGTGTTCTTTGTGGGCAGCTCGtcagattagtaaaaaaaaaaatcaatcctcggaaatactcgagcgcgtcagattaaGAAATGGTAGGTTAAGTACATCCAGAAAAGTGTAAATTTCAATAATATGACAATTTGAGAGTGGCATAAGAAAATGGTAGAGGCACAaagttgttacaaaaaaaacgtcacctcgaaatactcgagcgcgattgatttttttttttacctgaaattaattttatcagGAACACGAAAAACATATAATCTGACGGTTTTCATGGTGCAATATAGCCAAAATTATCGATTAAGCATGCacgtacagtaaaaaaaaaaagtacaattttttggttcatgtttttaagtttttaacgtttttgtcgaaatatcttaatttttttgtctaatttACTTATTATgtggattgacttaaaaaaatctaaagaattcattaaatttgacaaaaaataacgtGCCAAAGGGAATAAGCCCTAAAATCCGTTTTATATGGAATTCACTATCGGAGAATttccagaccggtccaatactcaaatttttgtatcaaggaataacgtgacattgggcacgttcaaacagttaacataaagctatcggatagctttttgttgttgtaaacaattttaaaaattagcaaagaaacgaaccattttctgtcaaaaaataatctgaaggtatccgagaatttttggtatatctcaggtatccgagtgatcagctgacaaactttttatttttttttttattttgatttctattcgcgcgattattcagcttgaaaattaattaaatttgccagaattaaagttaaaacgattgtgcaagtactatgAAACAGTACAAAATAAAGGAATTCGCTCAAAACAAACAATttcatcttttcaatatttacatatttttttgtagctGCTTTGGCAAGCTATCTTAATAGCTTTCCGTTCaaagagatattccagatacgggtatcccagatggCCTATCggataggtgtttgaacgtgcccattctTATCCAGTGAtgatgaatattaaattattgattgacctttgtatataatatgtattatgtatataatgtaaattttgtattacatccagtaataaccagaagaaacgaaaaatgttgttttatttaaaaacagtctcattatttttttttaaatagtcagATTAGCAATACTCCTTAACATAATTGTCAGATAATCATTTAGGGTGACTCTGACATCGAGCTGAGCCTACAGTACAaaaatctgacgcgctcgagtaacttaagttaaaaatttttttttacattttcaaagatGATTTATAAGTGTAGGTAGGCCACGTCCAAATCGTCagttattcaaattgaacacTATTTGGAGTTCACTGAACGTGCCCTCTCAAAATCTGACAcgctcgaataactttttttttaattttttctaccgCTTTTTTCAGCCACCCACCACTGTCTAATTGTCAGATTAATATATATCGGTTACCACAAAGCCAATGCGAGTATACTCTATTAATATCTGATGGGCGCGAGTTTTTCAAtgtgacagttttttttacatttttttagagtgtttataagcttttttccccacttaaatggaaaacttccatgtactttttttcgttttagaacCTAATCTTCGCAATCCAAAAGATCCCCATGACGCTCGAGTAACTGCAAATTTAGCATCTCGGGCTCCCCTACTATAATGTGTTGGAGTTTTTACAAAGGTTTTGATTTaaactaatatttttcaatttattcctTTGAGATAGAATGTGATAACGATAAGAAAAGTTATGGCACAACAGACAACACTATTTTGAAATGTAGAAACAATGCATTGGATAAGACGTTGAAAATGATAGTGAGgaagaaagaaatatttttgtgtgtgtagtGTGTAGGTACTTTTATAAAGTTTaagataacgtcttataaatcgatgaaccatgcaTTCACGAAAAAGTGATGGAATTTTCTCCCGTTCCGACTGAAATTTTTatcagtgcggcaaaaatttcaattaaaaattaaaaataaactattagagatacaaaaatttgctatagcttatttgaaatataataaagataattaattaaaaaaattattacggGTCTGTAACGGATTCTCTTTCTTAGtttctgcgtttcgaaatatgaatttttgaaaaacacctactatTTTAGGGATATTTTCGggtggattttttatttttagaaatttttcctagcgttcaaaaaatttcaatattataaAACATATAGTTTATGGTTGTGCGCATGCATGCGCAAAAACTTGGTAGGTattcttaaatgatttttgaccgaataacgggaaaaacaagtttttttgtcccaagttttttgaccgtgcttaaccgttttttatgttatcttttttttcaacagataaatgaatgaaatgctatagatagataatagacatgactatatttttgcaaaatttcaaacaattttgtattcacaattttgagataatggtaaaataaagttgtatttttggctttaaaaaattcttactttttttgtaggaatcGTAGAATTATGATTAAAGCATCatattaaaggtgaaataataagctttcagatgatataaaatttaattaaggttgtcatttaaaaaaaattacctttaaggtaattgaagaaaaagaagattGAATTACTTGCTTttcttgatgaaaattgattgggttcaaaatatTCTAGATCTTTTTCTAGATGGCGTGCAGGCAtggttgatatgaatattttgatCTGAAACAAAAGGCTTTTATAtagaacaaaatttatataaaaaaatggattaaatggtgttagaaaagaaaaaaaaatttgattttttcacttttttcatgaaaaatgattgtttttcaaaaaattatttttataccttttatgcattgtaaaaatttaaatgtggctttattctttaaaaaaaaatttaaatattgacaaACAAATAAGAAACGTAGGGTAACAAAAAGATGAATTAATGTTTTattaattgcatccaaaaataaagatcattaaagcccaaataaaacataaaacttaaaaataatttttagataatttttttttgggtttgggtcaaaaaacttgaaaccggctttacagacaaccaatttttttttactgaactaattatttatttgttattagTTAAGCCATGCCTTATCGTAAGTTTGTCTTTATTTACTCTTATTTTGTGAGAAATACCAagagaattttcaaaaacaccaTATTCGTCGTTCACCCAAACGAATAATAAGTGTAGAAGTAAAATTTCCTGCAAAAGTAGAAATAAATATGGGTTTTTCTTcgaatttatttacaaaattacaaaatatcttaattacttacaaaaattaaattaaataaaacaaaaaaaaataaatattttagttgGCCTCTAGATActtgaaattctttaaaaatctatgtactCTTATTGTATCTTAAATTTTCCCACAATAAAGGACTTTCTTGCATTTCaagaaaagcaaaaatataaacCCCACTACCATCCCACTTGAGTCCCATTTTATACAAGAGCATTTaatagatctttttttttttttaaatcacacaTATCACAGGCAAACTATTGGCAGTGATTTTCTTGCTTCCGCTTTTGGCATCTAGATACATTTATTATATGACTTGACTTGAAAGTAAAGAAGATTTTATTTCCTTGTTGCTCTACACATCCTTGCTACgtttttgttgtagtttttGTTGCAGTTGAAGTCATATTCGTTCTACTTGGTAAAGGGATTCCTTTTAAAGCTGATTTCTTTGCAACAATGACACTGTTTTCAAATTGCAATTTCAACTCCCGCTGATATTCTGCAATATTGGAATGGCTTTGctgtgaacacaaaaaaaaaaaggatttaaaagtgtttaaaaaaaaaatgaaaaaaaaatagtcttaCATTAAGTGCGTcgttaatttcaattttcagaAGACGATTTAGGCCACGGAAATTTCGACCAGCAATTCGGCCCAATTCGTAGCGAGATATTCGATATTTTTCTGTTGTCGTAGAATTACCATCGTCATCCTGAAAGGatacaacaaaattaaagttgATATTTCGGAGTTGAATATTTAAAATCTTACCGGACTTGGAGTAGTTGTGGTAGTCGTTCGGGTTTGTTTAGGCTTCGAGTCCGAAAAGGTATCCGATATTAAATCATAGATATCGGTTAACGTATTTTTCGTGTCAGTATATtgctaaaaatagaaatttattagTATTTATCAGcttatcaaaaatcaaatacaactCACATCGACAGCAAGATTTGTGGTAATTGCAATTTTCTGGAAAAAGTCCCAAAATGCCCCGCGTTTCGTTCGAGTTTTTACTTCACTTTGTTGGTTATCTTCAATGTTGTAAGATGTTACTGATATCACCAGCAGAAGAAATAGGCAGACTTTTAATGACATTTTTAACTTCTTTGTTGATCTATTCCggaactattttaaattttgtctggaaaaaaagtaaaagacaTTGAACTTagtccaaaaataaatttaaaaaaaaacacttatctacatttatttgaatttttaaattcgaGTTAATGTAAATAACTTACAAACACTTCCGGATCAGTATAATTATCGAGGTGATATTAAGGTAATGTGGGGTTTTCAATATTCAAGAACCAGATATTTGAATCGGGGAGTGGTTGTTTTAGTATTTTAATGATAATGGTGAAACTATAAATACAATTAAATGgcttgagcaaaaaaaaaaatgctcaaaaaaggTGATGTAGGCCCTTTTTTGTATACTTGGTTTAGCTGCAATTTTTTGACTTCGAGTGTTGATTTTCCGCTCCGTCATTTCGAATTATATGTGCATAAAGTGCAATTATGTGTAATTGGTTTGAAAACttcttaaataaagaaaaaaaaaactgttaccaTTTTAGCGGAAtcttgataacaaaaaaaataatcaagctaaaaaatttaagttcaaGCATTTCATCTTACTCTAAGTTACttcaaatttatacaaaaaatatgtttgaattttgcatttttttggattttggaagATTACTTTTGACATAACTTTTTTAGCACAAAACCTTGAATACTTTAAGAAGTGTTGCAGCTACAAAATTGAGGCttgcaaaaaaattgtatttttaaaagctaaaattactggaaaaagaagaaaattaaaatgccTCCACTGGCTTGGATAAACCGAAAATGCAATTgaaacttaaaatcaaaattgataaaatgcacgactagatcGCACCTACTTGCTCTTGGAATTCAAAATgctaaaatttataaaacttatttatactttgttaaatttataagaaaataaaaaaaatggataaatagtggagtaactaaagcaaataaTTAGGTAACCCGGCCAAaaagctctgattttgatgatcttttttttcaaacgtcggtaactaaaatataggttaaaaattgccaatgttgacgtattgttttttaaaattaaaactaatttttttttaacaaaaccatttattttgcttaaatttcataacttAAATGATACCAAACAAAtgtctaggtaatttaaggaaaaaaaatatatgggagttaaacacaatcttccatcgtttaagcgataaatgcaaattttctcacaaactaacttcaaacacaaaaaaaaaatattttgaacacaacggcaatacctacaatatttacatacacgttttaaaaaagccagaatctcttttctgtctttaaaatttaaatccactaaatataatcaagagtttttgaaagaatggtatacaactcagaattttggaaaaaaaaaaatgttattacaaaattttaaatgactttttttcaaaaaaatttttttggtcataaatattatcagttgaattctgaagagaaaaaggtaatatatattaatattacagtttaaaaacaaaaaattaaaaattacttcaatttcatgggatttttttgataaaatctaaatttttgcattgaaataatcgattttctgaaagactttggcaaataagaactttaaacttttcctatttaactttcaataaaaagggccattgaatgaagaaaaaataactttttatttaaatgttgaacttaagaaaataataaattaatttttttttttcaaaacttttattaaaaaaagttcttagaaaatgaaatacttttaaattttttttcattaactgtaatacatattgacatttcctttgataatttcaaatcatactAAATgtcgccaaaaaaaattgaaaaataaatgcatttta
This DNA window, taken from Episyrphus balteatus chromosome 2, idEpiBalt1.1, whole genome shotgun sequence, encodes the following:
- the LOC129911875 gene encoding uncharacterized protein LOC129911875; its protein translation is MSLKVCLFLLLVISVTSYNIEDNQQSEVKTRTKRGAFWDFFQKIAITTNLAVDQYTDTKNTLTDIYDLISDTFSDSKPKQTRTTTTTTPSPDDDGNSTTTEKYRISRYELGRIAGRNFRGLNRLLKIEINDALNQSHSNIAEYQRELKLQFENSVIVAKKSALKGIPLPSRTNMTSTATKTTTKT